Proteins co-encoded in one Kribbella qitaiheensis genomic window:
- a CDS encoding glycosyltransferase: MQTTRPVLSVVVPMYDEEEVLPIFFERMRPLLDGLGISYELVVVDDGSRDATAAPARRGGHQLAPAPVDPAAAQQRAPGCPVGRIPAGSR; the protein is encoded by the coding sequence ATGCAGACCACTCGGCCGGTGTTGTCCGTCGTCGTACCGATGTACGACGAGGAAGAGGTGCTGCCGATCTTCTTCGAGCGGATGCGCCCACTACTGGACGGTCTCGGCATCAGCTACGAACTGGTCGTGGTCGACGACGGCAGCCGTGACGCCACCGCGGCCCCTGCTCGCCGAGGCGGCCACCAGTTGGCCCCAGCTCCGGTTGATCCGGCTGCTGCGCAACAGCGGGCACCAGGCTGCCCTGTCGGCCGGATTCCAGCTGGCTCGCGGTGA
- a CDS encoding glycosyltransferase, translated as MIRLLRNSGHQAALSAGFQLARGEYLVTIDADLQDPPEVIADLLATARDDDVDVVYGVRSDRSSDSWAKRTTARLYYRLMCRLVGRDLPFDAGDFRLVSRRVVDAVNQLPEDGRVFRLVIPWLGFPSAEVKYVRAERAAGSTKYTVSKMFRLAFDSLTAFSAAPLRLATWLGLLGGLLSVGVVVVALVIKLTGRSIPGWTSTVLAVGTIGALQLLCLGLLGEYVARLFQASQQRPQFMIGYDSLEDPGHHSYAEAVEETVSDQGPDQR; from the coding sequence TTGATCCGGCTGCTGCGCAACAGCGGGCACCAGGCTGCCCTGTCGGCCGGATTCCAGCTGGCTCGCGGTGAATATCTGGTCACCATCGACGCCGACCTGCAGGACCCGCCCGAGGTGATCGCCGACCTGCTCGCCACTGCCCGGGACGACGACGTCGATGTCGTGTACGGCGTGCGCTCCGACCGCTCGAGTGACAGCTGGGCGAAGCGGACCACCGCACGGCTCTACTACCGGCTGATGTGCCGCCTGGTCGGCAGGGATCTGCCCTTCGACGCGGGCGACTTCCGGCTGGTCTCCCGGCGGGTGGTCGACGCGGTGAACCAGTTGCCCGAGGACGGCCGGGTCTTCCGGCTGGTGATCCCGTGGCTGGGCTTCCCGAGTGCCGAGGTGAAGTACGTCCGGGCCGAGCGGGCTGCCGGGAGTACGAAGTACACGGTGTCCAAGATGTTCCGGCTGGCGTTCGACAGCCTGACCGCCTTCTCGGCGGCGCCGCTGCGGCTGGCGACCTGGCTCGGGCTGCTCGGCGGTCTGCTGTCGGTCGGGGTCGTGGTCGTGGCGCTGGTGATCAAGCTGACCGGCCGGAGCATCCCCGGCTGGACCTCCACGGTGCTGGCTGTCGGCACGATCGGTGCGCTCCAGTTGCTCTGCCTAGGCCTGCTGGGGGAGTACGTGGCCCGGCTGTTCCAGGCGAGCCAGCAGCGGCCGCAGTTCATGATCGGTTACGACAGTCTCGAGGACCCCGGCCACCACTCGTACGCCGAGGCTGTGGAGGAAACTGTTTCGGATCAAGGGCCCGACCAACGGTAG
- the rffA gene encoding dTDP-4-amino-4,6-dideoxygalactose transaminase has translation MPDLSPIPFVKAYAAGDELAYVNQSFSSPAVVGDGPFTARASELITKLTGGVGSLLTPSCTHALEMTALLLDLAAGDEVIMPSFTFVSTANAYALRGAVPVFVDVRPDTLNLDETQIEAAITDRTKAIVVVHYAGIAVEMDTVLAIADKHGLAVIEDNAHGLGGSYKGRPLGSLGQMATQSFHGTKNVHCGEGGALILNDADLLHRAEVIREKGTNRSQFFRGQVDKYRWVDIGSSYLLADPLAAFLTAQLELFDEIQAPRLAIWERYHAKLADWAEANGITRPTVPAGCVHPAHMYWVLMPSHEHQLGLIAYLRERNITATFHYVSLHSAPARREVRPGRSGRLRRHRRHQQPAGPAAAVQPAHRGRTGPRDRRSALVPALMGWYDALEAGELISAPSAYESKRFGVSVDRVTVSASAGTQLAEVLTAVDKSAADVVVLRYPAREAHWFAALANGPRTALLADSLVYWSLPVGKGRRPAPLAGFNAGLERTIDDDLVDDLVGDIFGDYGNHYCANPLFDRALALAGYQEWARRSIADEGAVVLRGPDRRVLGLATVDQEQSWTEIELAGVVPAEQGRGRYGHLLAAVEDASTSRRLVISTQGHNTGVQRAWARYGFEPVHTLLTVHLVTPGLLPGEQEQAGREG, from the coding sequence ATGCCAGACCTGTCTCCGATCCCCTTCGTCAAGGCCTATGCGGCGGGCGACGAACTCGCCTACGTCAACCAGTCCTTCTCCTCGCCCGCGGTCGTCGGGGACGGTCCGTTCACCGCCCGCGCCTCCGAGCTGATCACGAAGCTGACCGGTGGCGTCGGGAGCCTGCTGACCCCGTCCTGCACGCACGCGCTGGAGATGACCGCGCTGCTGCTCGACCTGGCGGCCGGCGACGAGGTGATCATGCCGTCGTTCACCTTCGTCTCGACGGCCAACGCCTACGCGCTGCGCGGCGCCGTACCGGTGTTCGTGGACGTCCGCCCGGACACGCTGAACCTGGACGAGACGCAGATCGAGGCCGCGATCACCGACAGGACCAAGGCGATCGTCGTGGTCCACTACGCTGGCATCGCGGTCGAGATGGACACCGTGCTGGCGATCGCCGACAAGCACGGCCTGGCCGTGATCGAGGACAACGCGCACGGCCTCGGCGGTTCGTACAAGGGCCGCCCGCTCGGCTCCCTCGGGCAGATGGCGACGCAGTCCTTCCACGGCACCAAGAACGTGCACTGCGGCGAGGGTGGCGCGCTGATCCTGAACGACGCCGACCTGCTGCACCGGGCCGAGGTGATCCGGGAGAAGGGCACCAACCGGAGCCAGTTCTTCCGCGGTCAGGTCGACAAGTACCGCTGGGTCGACATCGGCTCCAGCTACCTGCTGGCCGACCCGCTGGCCGCCTTCCTGACCGCCCAGCTCGAGCTGTTCGACGAGATCCAGGCGCCGCGGCTGGCGATCTGGGAGCGGTACCACGCGAAGCTCGCCGACTGGGCCGAGGCGAACGGCATCACCCGTCCGACGGTCCCCGCGGGCTGCGTGCACCCGGCTCACATGTACTGGGTGCTGATGCCGTCCCACGAGCACCAGCTCGGGCTGATCGCGTACCTGCGCGAGCGCAACATCACCGCGACCTTCCACTACGTGTCGCTGCACTCGGCCCCGGCCCGGCGAGAAGTACGGCCGGGTCGGTCCGGGCGGCTGCGACGTCACCGACGACATCAGCAACCGGCTGGTCCGGCTGCCGCTGTTCAGCCAGCTCACCGAGGCCGAACAGGACCGCGTGATCGACGGTCTGCTCTCGTACCCGCTCTGATGGGCTGGTACGACGCGCTGGAGGCCGGCGAGCTGATCAGCGCCCCGTCGGCGTACGAATCGAAGCGGTTCGGTGTCTCGGTCGACCGGGTCACCGTGTCGGCCTCGGCCGGGACGCAGCTGGCCGAGGTGCTCACCGCGGTGGACAAGTCGGCGGCCGACGTCGTCGTACTGCGCTATCCGGCTCGCGAGGCGCACTGGTTCGCCGCGCTGGCCAACGGCCCACGGACGGCCTTGCTGGCCGACAGTCTCGTCTACTGGTCGCTCCCGGTCGGCAAGGGCCGTCGCCCGGCTCCGCTGGCGGGGTTCAACGCCGGCCTGGAGCGGACGATCGACGACGACCTGGTGGACGACCTGGTCGGCGACATCTTCGGCGACTACGGCAACCACTACTGCGCGAACCCGTTGTTCGACCGGGCTCTCGCACTGGCCGGCTACCAGGAGTGGGCCCGGCGCAGCATCGCCGACGAGGGCGCCGTCGTACTGCGGGGTCCGGACCGCCGGGTGCTCGGCCTGGCGACCGTCGACCAGGAGCAGTCCTGGACCGAGATCGAGCTGGCCGGCGTAGTACCGGCTGAGCAGGGCCGGGGACGCTACGGGCACCTGCTCGCGGCGGTCGAGGACGCGAGTACGTCGCGGCGGCTGGTGATCTCGACACAGGGCCACAACACCGGTGTTCAGCGGGCCTGGGCCAGGTACGGTTTCGAGCCCGTTCACACTCTGTTGACAGTCCATCTCGTAACGCCAGGATTGCTGCCGGGTGAACAGGAACAGGCCGGTCGCGAAGGGTGA